The genomic stretch TCACGTAGTTGACCATCGAGGCGAGCGTGGTGCTCTTGCCGGAACCGGTCGGACCGGTGACGAGAATGAGGCCGCGCGGGCGGTAGAGGAGTTCCTTCACGCGATCGGGCAACCCGACTTCGCGCAGGCCGAACATTTTGTTGGGGATCTGGCGCAGGACGAGGCCGCAGTTGCCCTTGGCGCGGAAGACCGAGACGCGGAAGCGGGCCTTGTCGCGGAAGGCGAAGCCGAAGTCGGCACCACCGCTCGTCTTGAGCTGCTGCTGGTAGACGTCCGGGGTGATCGAAAGCATGAGCGCCTCGGTGTCGGCCGACGAGAGGTCCGGACCGTCGACAGGCGTCATGTCGCCGCTGACGCGAAGCGTGGGCGGTTGGCCGACGTGGATGTGCAGGTCGGAGGCGTTGGCGTCGACCACGAGGTCGAGGAGGTCGTTCATCTCGTATTTCATGCTGGGTCCTCTCTGGTTGTTCCCAAGGTATCGGCCGAGACGAGGTTCAACTGACGTCCCCGATGGTAGAGGAGAGCACCTCTTCTATCGTGGTGATGCCGGCGATGGCTTTGCGGATGCCGTCGTCGCGCATGGTGCGCATGCCGAGTTCGCGCGCACGGCCACGCAGGAGATGGCCGGTGGAGGACTCGTAGATCATGCGCTGGATCTCCTCTCCGACGACGAAGACTTCGAAAATGCCCATGCGCCCCCTGTAGCCGGTGTTGGCACAGTAGGCGCAGCCGCGACCGCGGGAGAATTGAGCACCGGCGATGTGGTCGGCTTCGAGACCGAGCGCACGCAGTTCGCGCGCGTCGGGCTCGTAAGGTGCCTTGCAGTGCGAGCAGATACGGCGGACGAGGCGCTGGGCCATCGTGGCGCGCAAGGCAGTGGCGACGAGGAAGGGCTTGATGCCGAGATCGACGAGGCGGGTGATGGCGGTCGGCGCGTCGTTGGTGTGCAGGGTACTGAACACCATGTGACCGGTGAGCGACGCGTTGATCGCGATCTCGGCCGTCTCCAAATCGCGAATCTCGCCGACCATGATGACGTTGGGCGCCTGCCGGAGCATGGCCCGGAGGGCAGAGGCGAACGTCATGCCGACCTCCGCTCGGACGGGGACTTGGTTGATGCCGTTGAGCTGGTATTCGACCGGATCCTCGACGGTGATGATCTTGCGGTCGGGTCGGTTGATGAAGTTGAGGCAGGCGTAAAGAGAGGTCGTCTTGCCGGAGCCCGTGGGTCCAGTGACGAGGATGATGCCGTCGGGAAGCGTGACGAGACGCTCGAACAGCCCTTGGTCGTCACTCAGGAATCCGAGTTCGGGTAGGCCGAGCATGAGGCCTTCCTTGTCGAGTATGCGCATCACGATGCTTTCGCCGTGGGCGGTGGGCAGACACGAGACGCGGAGATCGACTTGTTTGCCACCGACCGAGAGCTGGATGCGGCCGTCCTGAGGAAGCCGTTTCTCCGCGATGCTCATGTTGGCCATGATCTTGAGGCGCGAGATGACGGCGAGTTGGAGGCGCTTGGGCGGGCTCTCGACCTCGTGCAGCACGCCGTCGACACGGTAGCGGACGCGAAAGCGTTTCTCCAACGGTTCGAGATGAATATCGGACGCTCGGCGATTGAAGGCCTCGGTGATGATCATCTGCACGAGGCGGATGATGGGAGCATCGGTCTCCGTCGCCTTGCCTCCTTGGGCGGATTCGATCAAGGCGACGGTGCTCTCCGGTGCCGTTTCGGCGGTCGCCTCGCCGGGCGCGAGTTCCTTCAAGAAACTCTGCACCGACTCGCCTTCCTTCGCGTAATAGCGAGCGATGGCGGTCTCGATCTCCGCCGCGGAGGACAACACCGCCTCGACCGGTCGCTGCAACACGTGGCGAAGCGAATCGACGGTATCGGTATCGAGCGGATCGCACACCGCGATGCGAAGCGAGGTGCCGACGAACTCGATGGGGAAGACTCGGTAACGCTCGGCGAGATGGCGCGGCAGGGAGTCGAGCGCGGTCGGGTGCGGTCGCTGTCGTCCCAGATCGACGACGTCCATCGCGAACTCCTCGCCGAGCAGTTCGAGCAGGCGATCGCGTTGGACCGCGCCGCGCTCGACGAGCAGATCGCTGACGCGGCGCGCGCCTACGTCGAGTTCGCGCAGAGCCGCCCGGACTTGTTCGACGACTCCCGCGGACACGAGTCCTCGCTCGACCATGAGCTGAACGACGAAATCATCGGGAGTGGACACAGGCGGTGACGTGGAACGGCGCAGGACTCCAACGACCGGGGCGTCCCGGGTCAACGCGACAGCGAGAGGAGGAATTCGGCGTTCGAGCGCGTCTTGCGCAGACGCTGGATGAGCATCTCCATCGCTTCGTGCGCCGGCACGCCGAGCATGATGCGGCGCAACCCGTAGATCTTCTGCAACTCGTCGGGATGGTAGAGAAGTTCCTCTTTGCGCGTCCCGCTCTTCTCGAAATTGATGGCCGGGAAGATGCGTTTGTTGACGAGGTCGCGGTCGAGATGGAGTTCCATGTTTCCGGTGCCCTTGAACTCCTCGAAGATCACCTCGTCCATGCGGCTGTTGGTGTCGACCAACGCGGTTCCCATGATCGTGAGACTGCCACCGCCCTCGATGTTGCGCGCGGCACCGAAGAAGCGCTTGGGTTTCTGCAAAGCCGTGGCCTCGACGCCGCCGGACATGATCTTGCCGCTGTTGGAGGCGAGCGCGTTGTAGGCGCGGGCGAGACGCGTGATCGAGTCGAGCAAGATCACGACGTGTTCCCCTTTCTCCACGAGACGCCGGGCCTTTTCCCCGACCAGTTCGGCTGCGTGGACGTGGCTCTCGGGTGTCTCGTCGAAGGTCGAGGCGACGACCTCGCCTTTCACGCGACGCCGGAAGTCGGTGACTTCCTCGGGTCGCTCGTCGATGAGCAGGACGATGAGCTTAGCCTCGGGAAAGTTCGTGGCGACCGAGTTGGCGAGGCCTTGCAGGACGATCGTCTTGCCCGTGCGCGGAGGAGCGACGATCAATCCGCGCTGGCCGAACCCGATCGGCGTGAGGATGTCGATGCAGCGCATCGAGACGTCGACCTTCGAAGGGGCCTCGGTGCTCGGCACTTCGAGCAGGATGCGTTTGGTGGGGTAGTACGGAACCAGCTCTTCGAACGGAACGACCTTGGCCGATTCCTCGGGGTCGCCGCCCATCACCGAACGGATGGTCAACGCGGACGGGCAACGCTCGCCCTCGCCGGCCGGTTGCACCTGGACTTCGATGGAAACGCCGCGCTTGAGACCGAGTTTGCGGATGAACACCTCCGGGACGTAGGTGCTCTCGGGAGCGAGTCGGTAGTTGGCCTCGCCGTGCACGACGAAACCATGGCCATCGGCCGCGAGGTCGAGATGGCCGCGGTCGATGATCATGCGCCGCTGTTCGGAGGCCCATTTGATCAGGTTGGCGATGAGCTGCATGCGCCCGGGATTGTCGACCACCGCGACGCCGCGCACGCGACTCGCGGCGATCAGCTCGGCATGGGAGGCCTTCGCGATCTCGTCGAGAAAGAGCGGCTCACCTTCGCCCGCGATCTCCGCGGCTTTGGCGGTCAGTTCCTCGAAGCTTCCGAAGCGAGCTGGATCAGGCAGCTCGCCAAGGCTCGGGGCGTCGGAGAACGGAGCCGGCTGTTTCCAACGTTGCCCGCCTCCGCCTTGGCCCCCTCCTCCACCGCCGCCTCCACCCCCGGGTTGGAAGAACTTGTTCTTGTGCTTGTCCTTCTTGAACTTCTTGCGGAAGCCGAAACCGCCGCCGCCCTGGTCACCGGCCTCGCGGCCGTCGCCGCCGCGATCTCCTCCGCGGTCACGGTCGCGATCACGAAAACCTCCACCTTGCTGCTGACCACCATGCTGCGGGCCACTGTGGCGAGGTTCGTTGAGGGGGCCGCCGTTTCCGCCCGATCGGTCCGCCGGTCCGCCAGCGGCCGGTGCACGCTCGCGCTCACGCTCCGCACGCGAGTCGTCGGGTTGCGTCGATGGGGCGGCGCGTTCGATGGAAATGGGAGCCTCGGGCCGCGCACGTTCCGCCTCCGGCGCGGGCGATTCACGCATGGAAGGAGGCGGGGAGACAGGACGCGACTCCGACGCGGGAACCAATGGCGGCGTCTGCGTCGGCGGGGGTGTGGGCGATGCCGTCTCCCGTGATGCCGGCTCGGGCCGCGGGTCGGAGCGACCAACCTCCGATGGCGGTTCAGACGCCCGCGGTGTCGGTCGACCTTCGGCCGACGCCTCCAGCGGGA from Opitutales bacterium ASA1 encodes the following:
- a CDS encoding ATPase, T2SS/T4P/T4SS family, with the translated sequence MDVVDLGRQRPHPTALDSLPRHLAERYRVFPIEFVGTSLRIAVCDPLDTDTVDSLRHVLQRPVEAVLSSAAEIETAIARYYAKEGESVQSFLKELAPGEATAETAPESTVALIESAQGGKATETDAPIIRLVQMIITEAFNRRASDIHLEPLEKRFRVRYRVDGVLHEVESPPKRLQLAVISRLKIMANMSIAEKRLPQDGRIQLSVGGKQVDLRVSCLPTAHGESIVMRILDKEGLMLGLPELGFLSDDQGLFERLVTLPDGIILVTGPTGSGKTTSLYACLNFINRPDRKIITVEDPVEYQLNGINQVPVRAEVGMTFASALRAMLRQAPNVIMVGEIRDLETAEIAINASLTGHMVFSTLHTNDAPTAITRLVDLGIKPFLVATALRATMAQRLVRRICSHCKAPYEPDARELRALGLEADHIAGAQFSRGRGCAYCANTGYRGRMGIFEVFVVGEEIQRMIYESSTGHLLRGRARELGMRTMRDDGIRKAIAGITTIEEVLSSTIGDVS